The genomic stretch taTGTTTCACatcatttgaatttataatttcgaAACCAATATATCTTATGatgtcaaattaataacatttgagGTACTCGTAATGTTATGTTTGTAGAATATTATTACCTCccatagaaaatattttgacatgTCTGCagcttaattaataataaagtttttaaacgCCATTGGATTTATTGTCGCATCCATGTGTAGCGCATTGCTAGCGCGTGCCGGAAGCGGCGTCCGCTCCCACGCCTTGGCACGCGTCGGGCCGTCGCATGCCAGCGGCCAGCGCCGACTCACCCGCGCGTCCTGCCAACTAATGCGGTACATCGCTATTGCGTTCCGACGATGATATTTCGGGCCTTAGACGTTTATTAGTGCAGTGTAATGGATGTGGTTTGCAGATTAGCTCAAGCTATTTAAGACAAGAATTGcactagtatttataaatataaatgaaatgtaaaaaaattatttcagaagcgatgaaaaatattttttctttgataaaaataagGTCCTAAACTTATTAACTGTTACGTCCTTGCAACTTCCATATAGCGTATATAACTAAGATAACTCCATGAACTTACACGCGCATATGGAAAAAGGGAAACGTCCAATAGCAGTGGGTATAAGCGGAAAATGTGTCACAGCGTCATAGGAGAGCACGCGCGCTAGACGCACGTGTGTCAGCGATGGGTGACGCGGCCGGCGCCTCGAACTAATTCCGTGCCGTTGGCGCGTTACGTAAACCTTACATTACCGTCTGAGACTGTTTCTTAACAGACGAACAACGCAAAATATTCCTTGCACAGATTTGAGCTATTTTTATTCAACTCATAAACATTAACATAATGTCGACAGCACAAAATCCATTTGACCAAGCTACGTTACGCAAATTAAATTGTTTGCAAAATATTTAGGTATGTTTAAttcttattcaattaaaatataattgatggtGTTATTGAGGAAATAACTTAGAAcgataaatatactataatttttcAATGTGGCAATTTAGTATAAATGTGATGATACACTTAATTGACTGATATCATGTGCATGCTTGCTCTCTCGTGTCATGCTCGTCACTGCAGCCAGAGAACTTTCAAGGAAGTAGATAACAAAGTGATACTTGATAGTGCGGGCGTGTTACTACCTTACAGCCGTATCGGGCGAGAGAAGCGGGCGCCACGTGCCGCCTCCACGTCCCTCATTTTGCATCAGGGCTGTACTTGTCAATCTATAATAAATCCTATTTCACTAAATTTTAAAGACaggaaatgttttaattttttttttaattgttcgtTAAAGTTTAATGACATTGTTGTAAGAGAATGCGGTAATTGAAAGGTGATTGATGTTAGCTTAGAaactataaatgcaaaataataaaGGTAGTAAAATATTccagtaattattaaatacttcataAGTTTGGTTCGTTCAAAGATAACTCTACAGAAGGTTTTCCTCGTTTATTTAACGTGACATACCATAATTTTCCTGAACCAGTTTTCTTAAAGAGCATAATACAAAGCGGCATATGATTAAAATACGCAGCATAAAAACCAATATATGAGCGTTTGTTGATACAATAGTGACGTATTCAAATGTAGCAACTACGAACACATGCTAGATCTAAAAGCTGTCCGTCATTTGACTCCTTTATTTGTTCTTTACAAACACGAGTTAGAACAAGGCAGCCCGTTTTGCTAATCCTTATTGTATTCAAAATTGCATTGTCCTGTCAACTCCATATACAAACTTGACTTAAAGCAAGATAAGAAGAGCTAGCACTTGCATAGTGATAGTGACATCACATTAGCTCTTTACGGAGGATAGAcaaaaatagcaataataacTGATTTTAGCGCTATACCTAACTAAGAAGAAGTTTGCTATCTTTgagaaaatgtttattaagtCAATTTACAGAAACGTTGAcgttttgtgttaataattaatattaaaagtctaCTACTAGAGGACtcctattttaaatacttaagttAATTAAGAGTTTGTGTTAAAAATTATCTGTAGATCgtatgatatacatacatataagtacataaaaatgtatgacTAAAAGctgtttttgtttatgatattattaattgtgtattttttatacttaatgaTACTGTccgtatttatttcaataaatacaagTAGGTATTACTTGGCAATATTAAGATAAAgcacatttcatttaaattgctcATTGAAGTATCAACTGATAACAAACCTGACATTAATAAAACGTGATCGGCCGCGCACCGGAGGTCGGCTACCAATGTTATCTGCAACTCTGTCTTCTTATAAAACGTCATTTGTTATAATCGATATGGCTGTGAAGAACttcataatctttatttaaatatcaaacatagtaataaagaacattaaatttactttttcacttggtattttcaataaatttttggTTATCGTATAAAATAGGTTGTTAGTAATTTCACAGTTGTCAATTTGAAGTTGTCCCTttggactattgtttttttttataattcgaatCCTGATTATTCAGGTCACTTCTTTTACTTACATCCTAGTTTGTAAAGATAATGTCGGCTGTACTTTATTTCCTtattacatgtttatttaagacatataacgaaaaaagacaaatattctTAGCTTAAACTATGAATAGTATAAGtggttttaaataaagtaaaattgataaatataaatacacaattcCTGATGAGATGATAGATCTTTATTTTATCACACGTCATCGTAATGTACATAAAGATGACAGGTGGAACATCAAAGCCTTGTACACTCAGCGAATACGAACACGAAGATAGACAAACATGAATCACATGTCGCGCGTGACCCGGCGTCACGTCCGCGCCAATCACGGCCTTCACCTTGAGTTGCGCACGCGCTCATTATTGTAGATTAATGGACGCTTTTGTCACGCgttttttctttaactttaCTGTTAAAGTACGCTGATAATTGCCATTGGcaaaaatttgatatttttccgTTTTGAcatgataaaatattacatatattataaaaactttgatatgtttttatttaaaaacgagtTGAATAATATACTTACACCTAAAAGGATCTaacaaattcattaaataatactatttcatGAATTTGTCTTAACGGATAATAGGTAGTTAGCATTTAATGATAGAAAATCACACCCCCTAGTATAGTATAGATGTTTCTTTAAGCAATAAAGAAATTTACCTCTATGATTATATATTGTAGTAACTTTTTCTCCACATACATTAGCCTAATAGTTGTCTCTTTGTTGCAGAGTAATAAACCTATTATGGAAAAGCGACGTCGGGCGCGCATCAACAACTGCTTAAACGAACTGAAAGCACTTACCCTTGATGCGATGAAAAAAGacgtaagtatttttataattatcatattatattcttcAATATGAGAGTAATATGTAAGAAACCCTTCTTATTATTGATCGAATATTACAATTTGAAcagtttcttaaaaaaaaagtttaattccattactaaaatatattgcattattATAACAGAAATCATTGTTTCAGCCGGCTCGCCATTCCAAACTAGAAAAGGCAGACATTTTAGAAATGACGGTGAAATATTTGGAGGGCCTTCGTTCTGAAGGTGCTGGTTCACCGGATAGATTTAAGGCAGGCTATAGACACTGCTTATCCGAAGTCGCCAAGTTCCCTGGTTTAGATTCGGGATTGAAAAAACGCCTCGTCCGACATCTCGAAGGATGTGTGACTACGCCCGGCACTAGGCCGTTTGCGGCGCCCACGCCTCCGTCGGATGTAGAAGATGCAGTTGTTCCTGCTCAACATTCTACCATATTTATTTCGGGTAAGCCTATTTGAAAATAACTGAAATGTATTGAGATATTTTGTGATATATTGCGATATTTTTAAAGGTATAGAACaaaaattcctttattttctattaagaaTACCGACTCTTTTACAAAATACGCGTCACGATTTTTAGTAGTGAATACCCATAATTTtgacaatcatttattttaatttctaatattacgatctaataataagaatatataaagtaaataaatataatatttttgaaatatgtttcataattattttatttacagctgGTCCCGGCTCCGGAGTTCGACTTGTACCAACGAGGTTATCAAACGGGGACATTGCTCTCGTATTGCCAGCTGGAGTCAGCGCGAGTACCATCGGTGCAGTTCCTACACTCGTACCACTTTCACCTCGAGATGCCTCCTCATCGTCATCAGAACCTAGATGTTACTCCCCAGCCAGCTCCGGTTGGGGAACACCTCCCCCCCCATCGGAGGAACCCGCGCCCCTCGCCTTGGTTACAAGACGACAACCACAAGAGGAAAAACCCTGGCGACCTTGGTGACAGTCCATTccctgtttatttataatctgtgatatttgtttgtaattgtaTGATACAGAATATGTATGAGTGATAGATTTTAAAAGTtcctatataaataaactattttagagattatatttagttttagtttgttCGCTTGGTCAGTACTTGTTCTGTGTTATAACACTAGGTTTTATTAAGCGGTGTTTAAACTAATAAGCCATTTAActaacaaataattctaattttagtCTTCCTTGTAAATGAAACTATTGTAGATTAAGATCAATTGTAAATTTCGAATGACATCTAAGGCAGTATTTCATGAAAGGGACGATTGTCCAATATAACTaacagaattaaatatattttatattttaatgttagcaCTTAGTGCCATTTAAAtgcataataattgttttatacgtACTACTAGGTTTTCTTAACCTTTATGTTCATGAAAATGTAATATAGAGATTTTTATGAATCTTTAGACGACAGTACAGTATGATTTGTTATCTAGGGAACTTCTCTGTTAGCTTTCATGttcaataatttacttatttaaagtaaaatattatgtgttatttgtgtttaatatttaatgaaataatttaattgaatattatagaaTTCTTTGTGCCTTATACAGCAAAATCGGATAGTCTTCCAACTAATATTAAGCATGcgagttatatgtatatatattgattgttaaataatagccaattaataaaataactaactattatttaacaataatagttgaacaaatagataaataacaacatacttataatttgattaaataagcaaatatttCGTTACCAAACTTATGACAATAAAGTCTTCCATTTTAGTTACCGATTCGTGGACAGTTGTGGAATGCAAATGAATTAATTTGGCTTCTACGGGAAATAACTATAACAACAATCTCgaaattgtaatttgaaaatatattattatgctttgaatatagttttataattaatgatagtTAAGATTTAAGCGTGTAAATAAGATGTATGTGTAAAACCGAGTTATAGACACAAATGTTTAGTaaagtgatattatttaaacttaagaTACTTTACCTAAAAGACATATGccattttatgtacaaaataaatattaaaacaattaaacgaCTTTTCTTCAAATTCACAAACAGTAAATATGATTCAACAATAGAAGAAGAAATGACGAATTacacaaacaaattaaataaaagaaaaaaatgaatatagttAGTTGTTTGATTTTATGAAATGCCTACTCTAGGTatactattttttgtttattaaaaaacattagaTTAGACTTTATGTTTCCAAagttgaaaaattaaaacataaattaatttgcatGTACTAAAGTCATGAGTCTGCccttatacataataattataactatttgtaagaacttaatataaataattcttatgtaagcaaatatattatacCTGATAGCAGATACATACAACCGATTTTGttgccataaataaaaataattacaacttaTCGACGtaaaatactaacaaaaaaaatcaggGCGCCCGGGCCGTTGTGGTGGTCGGACTAATTCGTCAAGAGACGTTtaattatatctgtttgtttgcACTGTCCCGACACTAATAGCAGACTATCGAAAAATTATTGCAGGAGCTGTAATTTACGGAGGAGCAGATACGGCGGTAGTGTTATTATTTTCATGCAAACGTGCCACACAGGTAGCATTCCAAATTAATAGCCTTAAAACCTTTATTTGGACATGAAAATCATTCGAGATAATAAAATGTTCGGACATCCGCAAATATTTGAACTTATTGAGGATTGAGGAGTAATACTGGATACAAATATACATTCGTATGTCCACATGTTTTGTGTTACGTTGATACTTCGGTATGAAGGTAATTTATTACAGACCCGAACCTGAGGATGAAATTTTTACCTAGgttaactaaaaaaatcatatagtCCAATCATTTCTTTATGTTACTCTATTTTAACGTATATCTATGTTTGTGGGGTTTAGAatctatttatgaaaataatgattGATTTCAATTATTCAGAAAACTttagatatttttgatttataaactTCGTAATAAAATTAGCACATGAAagattatatatagaaaaaaacaaaattgcataCATACGGCATGCTTGCTTTCGGATAATAATACGCATATTACGTGTCCATTAAAATTCATAAGACCTGTAATGAATAAGAATCGCTCTCTAACGATCAGTGTCataattgaaatgttatttttttgtaattatttggaACATCTGTCGAACCACCCAAGTGGACGCTAAAGGCACCTCGCCAAAGTTTTCCGTTTTTATGCgcaattttaaaattcgtaatttgttataatagcGTATAATTCGATCCTACACATTAATTGGTCAAAATGTTTGATGGATTTGATAACTTATCGGTTGATGTTCTGATCGGGGCCAAGATACGACTTCTTGTATGAGGTCAGAAATCATTTGGGAAGTAATCTGTAGGTACCATGACTTTATTACCTATCATTCAAACGGGAATGCATGTAGGCATTGAGTTGCATATAAATTGAAGTTGTCAAGCGAATCGGCGGCCCTCATGCGGCTCTGACTGACGGCTCCTCGTTACCGAAAGGTCGTTGCTTGCTCGATGTCATTCTTTTTTTCCCTTTTGTTCGTATCGGTGATGGAGGCCAATTAATCAGTGTTATGACGCGTGACAAGACGTAATGAGCGCTCGGATTGGTCTTTCATGCAGAGAATACGAACTGTCTATAATGACACTAACTTTCAAAGTTGTTAATTGCGGGTCTCAATAGTATAAATTGGGTTTCAATGTGGGAAAAATTTTACCTTTACTTGCTACGACTTTTTTTCTCGGATGGGTTATTGTTCTATCTTGATATTCTATGTTAAGTAGGTGCCTGTAAATCTCTCCCTCTTAATAAACTCTCATCTTGAGAAGAAGAATTGGAGCTTTTTACCGCGTTGCTCTATAGATGGTCAGTGGATAGACATATAGTAGACTCAACCGACAATGCAGGTTTCAAAGTGATGTGTTcttacgagtcgagatggcccagtggttagaacgcgtgcatcttaatcgatgattgcgggttcaaacccaggcaagcaccgctgattcatgtgcttaatttgtctttataattcatctcgtgctcagcggtgaaggaaaacatcgtgaggaaacctgcatgtgacaaatttcaaagaaattctgccacatgtgtattccaccaacccgcattggaacagcgtggtggaatatgttccaagccttctcctcaaagggcgaggaggcctttagcccagcagtgggaatttacaggccgttactttttttctatttagtgtcataaaactttattaactatatttgtttcatatgcttaattagtAAATCCATATAATCATACTCAACTTAATACgccacttaaaatataaaattgtagagTTGTGTTTTAAATGTCCGTTTAACTAAGCTCAAGTAAAACggttattcaaaatattagttCTAATAGTAATACTAATCTATTATCTATCTTATAATCTAATAGTAATAATGTTGTTGCGTTCTTACACCACCGAGCACGGTGCATTTTaaataagcacataaaaattaatgGTTCTTGCCAGGGTTTGAGCCCACCATATGTAGTTAGATCCAAATCATCTATCCATTGGGCACTCGCAGATATTCTAAGTACgtgtaattttataagttaagaAATGTGGATGTTTGAATGATACAATGTTTAAACTTCATACCGGTGGTCCGaattttaagtttaaagtttttgttttagacCTCCTGTAATCTGTTAGAAGTATTCTATCTTGGTGGTCATTGTAGTCGACCATCAAAGTTTATTGCTCGACCACCTGAGATGAATTGTTCGTATCCTTCTACTAAAGATATTAGgactaaaattacataataaatgaatactttaaaTCCTTTTACGTGGGCGTCGACATCGTAACATACTTAGATAAATTTAAGCTGCTTAGCTTACAATTTACCATTATGAAAATGTTTGTAACAACAACATCAATGATTAGTGCAAAGTCATAATCTTTGCTTACTATAAAAATAGGTACAAAAGTAAATAGTAAGTTTTATGCATTAAACGTATGCACGTAACATTTTATACGTGAAAAAAAAACCATGCGTAGGATAGAGTTGATCCATCAAACCGAATATGTGCCGCCTAGTTTGTTTACATGCTGATCACGTGTCAACttagaaaagaaaaaagtaaaaacaacacAGACGATTCACCACCCACGGCGGCACTGTCTGAGCCGCACGTGCGCCATTTGACGTGCCTCATCTCGGGTTGCTCGCTCTTACACTGATTTTTTATCACCATACGTGCAAGAAAGGCAGTTCCTACccgttttttttgttaaatattcgaACTCACGCAAgataataaatgcaaattatcTTTAAGGCTTACAAGTATAAACTGCAACCAATTAGAACATTTTAGcagtaatttatattacatttttacgaCAAAATTCCATTAAAACTAATATGCAAGATATTTGTTGCTCCCGGAGATTCATTAACGATTTTATCTCTATTCTGCAAAGCGTAGGCAGTTAAGTTCAAGTCCGATTCATTCCAAACATGCCTTTAATATGTCCGCTGTCGATACAAAGAAAGAATCGATCCTTTAGAGCGTGCATTAATCGTGCCAATTACAGTTGCGTTCCGCCGGTGGAAGGTAAGCTATCCcttcaaattaattgaattgattaaCCAATTCAATTTAACGCAATTCAGTTTCTATTCGAATTTTTTATGAGACAAGTTGTTAGTTCGCGAGGAGTGTTTAACTTCGATCACATACTGATACATATTTCTTGAATAAGTCATCGTGATACAATTTAACATTTGTAAGGATTTGTTGTTCttataggtaggtaggtatattatatacttattgtgTAAGGCGTCGTTCATtgagttttgtatttttacatttcgtagTTATCGGTGTGATCGCGTTAATGTAGCCTGTGTAGAGGCCATTACTTAGGGCGACGCCTCCGTACAGAATGGCAGCGACATTTCGATGCTTAATTACCGAGCTGTTAATGCGCgccttaaaataaaatggccAGACGGAATTTTATCGAGCGGCGGAGACTCCTCGACAAGGTTCGCCACCACGCTGCCTCTTAAACTACgcgtcattattttttttacctaatttaatttttccgAGCGTTCGTTCGGCTTGGAATTATTGCTGGAATCCGGTGATTAAAATTCGTATAAAACTCGAAACATtcgaaaaatgtttaaataatattatatattaaaattaccttgGCTACCaagaacaaatttattaaattta from Vanessa cardui chromosome 12, ilVanCard2.1, whole genome shotgun sequence encodes the following:
- the LOC124534405 gene encoding protein hairy-like; its protein translation is MVTGIGSPQQGVSNVAMSPTGMQEQKKTGDNRRSNKPIMEKRRRARINNCLNELKALTLDAMKKDPARHSKLEKADILEMTVKYLEGLRSEGAGSPDRFKAGYRHCLSEVAKFPGLDSGLKKRLVRHLEGCVTTPGTRPFAAPTPPSDVEDAVVPAQHSTIFISAGPGSGVRLVPTRLSNGDIALVLPAGVSASTIGAVPTLVPLSPRDASSSSSEPRCYSPASSGWGTPPPPSEEPAPLALVTRRQPQEEKPWRPW